A single genomic interval of Dysidea avara chromosome 6, odDysAvar1.4, whole genome shotgun sequence harbors:
- the LOC136259419 gene encoding vesicle-associated membrane protein-associated protein A-like encodes MLQPLDITNVDKSKHKFMVQSMYPPVGEVKLEEIWKSVKKDELMDSKLRCVFEEGSDDNSTIKPTDDVPVVQPSTPKQDDVMMSTIEDLSQTNAGNTPSASVTSTTAQDSDLNQLRMRRDDKVVPNHHRHQT; translated from the coding sequence ATGCTGCAGCCCCTTGATATAACTAATGTTGATAAGAGTAAACACAAGTTCATGGTGCAGTCGATGTATCCACCAGTGGGAGAAGTTAAACTAGAAGAGATATGGAAGAGTGTCAAGAAAGATGAGTTGATGGACTCAAAGTTGAGGTGTGTGTTTGAAGAAGGCAGTGATGATAACTCTACAATCAAACCAACTGATGATGTTCCAGTAGTTCAGCCATCAACTCCCAAACAGGATGATGTCATGATGTCCACTATAGAGGATCTGTCACAAACTAATGCTGGGAACACTCCATCTGCTTCAGTGACTAGTACTACAGCACAAGATTCTGATTTAAACCAGTTGAGAATGAGGAGGGACGACAAGGTGGTCCCCAATCATCATCGTCACCAAACTTGA